A region from the Sphingomonas sp. S2-65 genome encodes:
- a CDS encoding glycine zipper 2TM domain-containing protein yields the protein MRFILAATLAAITMPAAIPAASAGTATMVSAAAVTAAAPQDWRDRDDRRDRRDRYDRRDTRQGREDWRRYRNYDYNRPGPGQRAYYADQYYRDGRYYQERRLSRNDRIYRGRNGQYYCRRNDGTTGLIVGGVAGGLLGNTLSNGRSATLGTLLGAAAGAALGSSVDRGNVRCR from the coding sequence ATGCGTTTCATTCTTGCCGCCACGCTGGCTGCCATCACCATGCCCGCAGCCATCCCTGCCGCTTCGGCAGGCACCGCGACGATGGTCAGCGCCGCTGCCGTCACTGCCGCCGCTCCGCAGGACTGGCGTGACCGCGACGACCGCCGCGATCGGCGCGACCGTTATGACCGCCGCGACACCCGCCAGGGCCGCGAGGATTGGCGCCGCTACCGCAACTACGATTACAATCGTCCGGGCCCCGGTCAGCGCGCTTATTATGCCGACCAATATTATCGCGACGGCCGCTATTATCAGGAGCGCCGCCTGAGCCGGAACGACCGGATCTATCGCGGCCGTAACGGGCAATATTACTGCCGCCGCAATGACGGCACCACCGGCCTGATCGTCGGCGGCGTCGCGGGTGGCCTGCTGGGCAACACCTTGTCCAACGGCCGTTCGGCTACCCTCGGCACGCTGCTGGGTGCAGCCGCCGGTGCGGCGCTGGGCTCGTCGGTCGACCGCGGCAACGTGCGCTGCCGCTAA
- a CDS encoding class I SAM-dependent methyltransferase codes for MSRPLLAFACIAALGAGGAAAQSTRPSGDIAAAVASSTRTPANRERDRYRHPVETLTFFGVKPTQTVVEFLPGGGWYTEILAPLVKGRGHYVALVPTSQADRLRTALAGKAAQYGDTPVHTVDFATGVSTIPAGTADVVLTFRNVHNLLMQDDPAVSGRVFKAFYAALKPGGVLGVVDHRLPEDMDTAREKTSGYIKRSTVVRLAQEAGFRLADESRINANAKDTHDHPNGVWTLPPTYQLKDQDRAKYAAIGESDRFTLKFVKPR; via the coding sequence ATGTCCCGCCCGCTACTCGCATTCGCCTGCATCGCAGCCCTGGGAGCCGGGGGAGCCGCGGCGCAGTCCACGCGCCCGTCCGGGGACATTGCAGCCGCGGTCGCCTCCTCGACGCGGACCCCGGCAAACCGCGAGCGCGACCGGTACCGTCATCCGGTCGAGACGCTGACGTTCTTCGGCGTGAAGCCGACACAGACGGTGGTCGAGTTCCTGCCCGGTGGTGGCTGGTACACCGAGATCCTGGCACCGCTGGTCAAGGGGCGGGGCCACTATGTCGCGCTGGTACCGACATCGCAGGCCGATCGGCTTCGCACCGCGCTGGCGGGCAAGGCCGCGCAATATGGCGACACGCCGGTACATACGGTGGACTTCGCCACCGGCGTGTCGACGATACCCGCCGGGACGGCGGACGTGGTGCTGACCTTCCGCAACGTCCACAACCTCTTGATGCAGGATGATCCCGCCGTGTCCGGCCGGGTGTTCAAGGCATTCTACGCCGCACTCAAGCCGGGCGGCGTGCTGGGCGTCGTCGACCACCGGCTGCCTGAGGACATGGACACCGCGCGGGAAAAGACCAGCGGCTATATCAAGCGCTCTACGGTGGTCCGGCTCGCGCAGGAAGCCGGCTTCCGGCTCGCCGATGAAAGCCGCATCAACGCCAATGCGAAGGACACCCACGATCACCCCAACGGGGTCTGGACGCTCCCCCCGACCTATCAGCTCAAGGATCAGGATCGGGCGAAATACGCCGCGATCGGCGAGAGCGACCGCTTCACGCTGAAGTTCGTCAAGCCGCGCTGA
- a CDS encoding outer membrane protein assembly factor BamD, whose amino-acid sequence MRTSLSRAAALVLLPVLAFSAAGCARRGGSNADLPYVARDVGTLYSAGKDRLDRRQYKLAAALFDEVERQHPYSIWARRAQLMGAFSYYLNQDYAQAIASAQRFLAVHPGNRDAPYAYYLIGLSYYEQISDVTRDQKITQQALDSLGELTRRYPNTRYAADARLKMDLVRDHLAGKEMEIGRFYQRRGQWLASTGRFRAVVDNYQMTTHVPEALLRLTESYMNLGLPTEANKAAAVLGANYPGTDWYKRAYDVMQDNREKLTQAQAEADAPAPAPAPTPAPTPTPAQPQVTPAG is encoded by the coding sequence ATGCGTACCTCCCTGTCGCGCGCCGCCGCGCTCGTGCTTCTCCCGGTCCTCGCTTTCTCCGCCGCCGGCTGCGCCCGCCGCGGGGGTAGCAACGCCGACCTGCCTTATGTCGCGCGCGACGTCGGCACGCTCTATTCGGCCGGCAAGGACCGGCTGGATCGCCGCCAGTACAAGCTGGCCGCGGCGCTGTTCGACGAAGTCGAGCGCCAGCATCCTTATTCGATCTGGGCGCGCCGCGCGCAGCTGATGGGGGCGTTCAGCTACTATCTGAACCAGGACTATGCCCAGGCGATCGCCTCGGCGCAGCGCTTCCTGGCGGTTCACCCGGGCAACCGCGACGCGCCTTACGCTTATTACCTCATCGGCCTTTCTTATTACGAGCAGATCTCGGACGTCACCCGCGATCAGAAGATCACCCAGCAGGCCCTCGACTCGCTCGGCGAGCTGACCCGCCGCTATCCCAACACCCGCTACGCCGCCGACGCGCGGCTCAAGATGGACCTGGTCCGCGACCACCTCGCCGGCAAGGAAATGGAAATCGGTCGCTTCTACCAGCGCCGGGGCCAGTGGCTCGCCTCCACCGGCCGCTTCCGCGCCGTGGTGGACAATTACCAGATGACCACGCACGTGCCCGAAGCGCTGCTGCGTCTGACCGAGAGTTACATGAACCTCGGCCTGCCGACCGAAGCGAACAAGGCGGCCGCCGTGCTCGGTGCCAACTATCCTGGCACCGACTGGTACAAGCGGGCCTATGACGTGATGCAGGACAACCGCGAGAAGCTGACCCAGGCGCAGGCCGAGGCGGACGCTCCGGCGCCAGCTCCCGCGCCGACGCCCGCCCCGACACCCACCCCCGCGCAGCCTCAGGTGACACCGGCCGGTTGA
- a CDS encoding DUF4139 domain-containing protein codes for MASARTGKWGNGGHRDVRHPFLSMWRRALQALIAVGTAAGGAEAQTVTSPAPERVSLTVYRAPNGGGAIDLRYLAGFAMVTETRRVKLPRGPSVVRFEGVAEGIVPVSAVVDGLPGGTIEKNRDARLLSPASLIDGTLGRQVTLTRTDKATGRQVREEATVVAGPSPGVILRTKNGIEALRCSGLPERLTYDGVPAGLSAKPVLSVTTTSARAQTVTVKLSYLASGFDWRASYVATMAADGESFGLFAWLTLANGNPERFAGAEVQAVAGRLNRVATPVLERAVSALRLTCFPLGTTTSDLREQRFEEADEIVVTGSRMVAEPVTMYAPPAPTPEPAPPPEDLGDLKLYRVPERVTVAARAQKQVALLSQPRVPFARRYRRAVWPGQKIDAATTEIVLVLANQKDAGLGVPLPAGDTALYAPRGDQRLLLGLGTMKDRAVGETLRLAAGISSQVLVEQTVPGDNQAVLRVTNANRFAVTAELPIGGAGQKITGESQELRLVDGIATWTVIVPPGGQAELRYRY; via the coding sequence ATGGCAAGTGCCCGTACCGGCAAATGGGGAAACGGTGGTCACCGCGACGTTCGACACCCGTTTCTGAGCATGTGGCGGCGAGCCCTTCAGGCGCTGATCGCCGTCGGGACGGCGGCGGGAGGCGCGGAGGCGCAGACCGTCACGTCGCCGGCGCCCGAGCGCGTGTCGCTCACCGTGTACCGGGCGCCCAATGGCGGCGGAGCGATCGACCTGCGCTATCTGGCTGGCTTCGCGATGGTCACCGAAACGCGGCGCGTGAAACTGCCGCGCGGACCATCGGTGGTGCGGTTCGAAGGCGTCGCCGAAGGGATCGTCCCGGTCAGTGCCGTCGTGGACGGGCTGCCGGGGGGCACGATCGAGAAGAACAGGGACGCGCGGCTGTTGTCGCCCGCCTCGCTGATCGACGGGACGCTGGGGCGGCAAGTGACCCTAACCCGCACCGACAAGGCAACCGGGCGGCAGGTGCGCGAGGAGGCGACGGTGGTCGCCGGCCCCTCCCCCGGCGTGATCCTGCGCACGAAGAACGGGATCGAGGCGCTGCGCTGCTCGGGCCTGCCCGAGAGGCTGACCTATGACGGCGTGCCCGCAGGGCTGTCGGCCAAGCCGGTGCTGAGCGTGACCACCACCAGCGCGCGGGCGCAGACGGTGACGGTCAAGCTCAGCTACCTGGCCTCCGGCTTCGATTGGCGGGCGAGCTATGTCGCAACGATGGCCGCGGACGGGGAAAGCTTCGGGCTGTTCGCCTGGCTGACGCTCGCCAATGGCAATCCCGAGAGGTTCGCCGGTGCGGAGGTGCAGGCAGTGGCCGGGCGGCTGAACCGCGTGGCGACTCCTGTGCTGGAGCGTGCGGTGTCGGCCTTGCGGCTCACCTGCTTCCCGCTGGGCACCACTACGTCGGACTTGCGCGAGCAGCGGTTCGAAGAGGCCGACGAAATCGTCGTTACCGGCAGCCGGATGGTCGCCGAGCCGGTGACGATGTACGCTCCGCCCGCACCGACGCCCGAGCCGGCCCCGCCACCGGAGGACCTTGGGGACCTGAAGCTATACCGCGTGCCTGAGCGGGTGACGGTCGCCGCGCGTGCGCAGAAGCAAGTGGCGCTTTTGTCGCAGCCGCGCGTGCCGTTCGCGCGGCGCTATCGGCGGGCGGTCTGGCCGGGGCAGAAGATCGACGCGGCTACTACCGAGATCGTGCTGGTGCTCGCGAACCAGAAGGATGCGGGACTCGGGGTGCCGCTGCCGGCGGGTGACACCGCGCTGTATGCGCCGCGCGGCGACCAGCGGCTGTTGCTCGGGCTTGGGACGATGAAGGACCGCGCAGTGGGCGAGACGCTGCGGCTGGCGGCAGGGATCAGCAGCCAGGTTCTGGTCGAGCAGACGGTGCCGGGCGACAACCAGGCGGTGCTGCGCGTCACCAACGCCAATCGCTTTGCGGTGACGGCCGAGCTGCCGATCGGTGGCGCGGGGCAGAAGATCACGGGCGAAAGCCAGGAGCTGCGACTCGTCGACGGTATCGCCACCTGGACCGTCATCGTGCCGCCAGGCGGGCAGGCGGAGTTGCGCTATCGCTACTGA
- a CDS encoding DUF4139 domain-containing protein → MLPLPAVAQEAPQAATGPNAQGDVSVTIYNNDVALVQDVRTLNLANGRVQQSFPDVSAAIRPETVSLAVPDAQIVEQNFDYDLLSPSSLMEKAVGETITLVRTNPATGAETRERARVLAVNGGVVLDIGGRIEVLRDDGLPVRAVFDRVPESLRARPTLSVMLASTRAGARPAALSYLSRGLGWSADYVALFDDKSGRIDVQGWVTLRNTSGTTFSNAKTLLVAGEVGSSEGMNQGMYRPRQPRVITRVRPGTESANREQLGDFYLYPLAERTTIADKQTKQVSFLDVKGATASSAYRFENGWLGSSEEPRSAQSVLRFANSGAAGLGDALPSGTVRVYVRDARGQPQFTGENVIGHTPQGSTIALPTGDAFDVKVQPTTVSRTRISGDRWRTQMRYRLTNARARSVTVELVQSGLQWGDTRVIEDSRKGERTDAGTMTWQVPVPANGETVVTATFDTRF, encoded by the coding sequence ATGCTTCCCCTGCCCGCAGTCGCTCAGGAAGCGCCGCAAGCAGCGACCGGCCCTAACGCTCAGGGCGACGTGTCGGTTACGATCTACAACAACGATGTCGCGCTGGTGCAGGACGTGCGGACGCTGAACCTGGCGAACGGGCGGGTGCAGCAGAGCTTTCCCGACGTCAGCGCCGCGATCCGGCCCGAGACCGTGTCGCTGGCGGTTCCGGACGCGCAAATCGTCGAGCAGAATTTCGACTATGACCTGCTCAGCCCGTCGAGCCTGATGGAAAAGGCAGTCGGCGAGACGATCACGCTGGTGCGCACCAACCCCGCGACCGGCGCCGAGACGCGCGAACGGGCGCGGGTGTTGGCAGTGAATGGCGGCGTGGTGCTCGACATCGGCGGCCGTATCGAAGTGCTGCGGGACGACGGGCTGCCGGTGCGTGCGGTGTTCGATCGGGTGCCCGAATCGCTGCGCGCGCGCCCTACCCTGTCGGTCATGCTGGCAAGCACCCGCGCCGGCGCGCGTCCTGCCGCACTGTCCTATCTCAGCCGCGGACTGGGGTGGAGCGCGGATTACGTCGCCCTGTTCGACGACAAGAGCGGCAGGATCGACGTCCAAGGCTGGGTGACGCTGCGCAACACCAGCGGGACGACCTTCAGCAATGCCAAGACGCTGCTGGTGGCCGGCGAAGTCGGCAGCAGCGAAGGCATGAACCAGGGCATGTACCGTCCGCGCCAGCCGCGGGTGATCACGCGCGTAAGGCCGGGCACGGAGAGCGCCAATCGCGAGCAGCTGGGTGATTTCTATCTGTACCCGCTGGCCGAGCGCACCACGATCGCCGACAAGCAGACCAAGCAAGTCAGCTTCCTGGACGTGAAGGGTGCGACGGCAAGTTCGGCCTACCGCTTCGAGAATGGCTGGCTGGGCAGTTCGGAAGAACCGCGCAGCGCCCAGTCGGTACTGCGCTTCGCCAATTCGGGCGCGGCCGGCCTGGGCGATGCGCTCCCCAGCGGCACGGTGCGCGTCTATGTCCGAGATGCGCGTGGGCAGCCGCAATTCACCGGCGAGAACGTGATCGGCCATACGCCGCAGGGGTCGACCATCGCGCTGCCGACCGGCGACGCCTTTGACGTGAAGGTGCAGCCGACCACCGTATCGCGCACCCGGATCTCGGGCGACCGCTGGCGCACGCAGATGCGGTACCGCCTGACCAATGCGCGGGCGCGGTCCGTGACGGTAGAACTGGTGCAGAGCGGGCTGCAATGGGGCGATACGCGCGTGATCGAGGATAGCCGCAAGGGCGAGCGGACCGACGCCGGAACGATGACATGGCAAGTGCCCGTACCGGCAAATGGGGAAACGGTGGTCACCGCGACGTTCGACACCCGTTTCTGA
- a CDS encoding cell wall hydrolase — MQMRGLAAGLMVSAIGAGFSAQALQSPEPVAVSAEANPSGYEAEDHFPGAALFNAVDDDAAVAAGTTGTIALPALPVAASAAIMGDGSVRPAQPFRLAGTTQDRVRALQCLTSAIYYEAASEPDDGQRAVAQVVLNRVRHSAFPATVCGVVYQGSERRGCQFSFACDGAMARVPSRSAWMRAQGVAAAALAGSVFAPVGLATHYHTYAVTPSWNRSLVMTGVFGAHFFHRWKGWWGTAAAFGQAYHGGEPYPAPHAPVAVPAMAGLIPAPVAAVSTVPVAVAAKPVATPVERVQPAYAESGAVTDAYAAGGESQILDKWKDSGKPIR, encoded by the coding sequence ATGCAGATGCGGGGGCTGGCGGCGGGACTGATGGTCTCGGCGATCGGCGCCGGCTTTTCCGCGCAGGCGCTGCAATCGCCCGAGCCGGTGGCGGTGTCCGCCGAGGCGAACCCCAGCGGATATGAGGCCGAGGATCATTTCCCCGGCGCCGCGCTGTTCAATGCCGTTGACGACGATGCCGCAGTGGCGGCGGGAACGACAGGCACCATCGCCCTGCCCGCGCTGCCGGTAGCGGCCTCCGCCGCTATAATGGGCGACGGATCGGTGCGGCCGGCACAGCCGTTTCGGCTCGCCGGCACGACGCAGGATCGCGTGCGCGCGCTGCAGTGCCTGACCAGCGCGATCTATTACGAAGCGGCGAGCGAGCCCGATGACGGGCAGCGCGCGGTGGCGCAGGTGGTGCTGAACCGCGTGCGGCACTCCGCTTTTCCCGCAACGGTGTGCGGCGTGGTGTATCAGGGGTCGGAGCGGCGCGGATGCCAGTTCAGCTTCGCCTGCGATGGAGCAATGGCCCGAGTGCCGTCGCGTAGCGCCTGGATGCGGGCGCAGGGCGTCGCCGCGGCGGCGCTGGCGGGCAGCGTGTTCGCGCCGGTCGGGCTGGCGACGCATTACCATACCTATGCCGTGACGCCGTCGTGGAACCGCAGCCTGGTGATGACCGGCGTGTTCGGAGCGCATTTCTTTCACCGCTGGAAAGGCTGGTGGGGCACGGCGGCGGCGTTCGGCCAGGCCTATCATGGCGGCGAGCCGTACCCTGCGCCGCATGCGCCGGTGGCGGTGCCGGCGATGGCCGGGCTTATCCCGGCGCCGGTGGCCGCAGTGAGCACGGTGCCGGTGGCGGTGGCCGCGAAGCCGGTGGCGACGCCGGTGGAGCGGGTACAGCCTGCCTATGCCGAGAGCGGCGCGGTTACCGACGCGTATGCGGCAGGGGGCGAGTCGCAGATCCTCGACAAGTGGAAGGACAGCGGCAAGCCGATCCGGTGA
- the recN gene encoding DNA repair protein RecN, protein MLTALSIRDVVLIEALDLEFGTGLGVLTGETGAGKSILLDALGLALGARGDSGLVRQGAAQAVVTASFDTPAQDGAIANLLAQNGLELEPGEPLLIRRIVKADGGSRAFVNDQAASAGLLRELAPHLVEIHGQHDDRGLLNARGHRAMLDLFARLDTGAIAIAHRAWRQAEDALAVARAEQELAERDREWLEHAVAELRGLAPEPGEEERLADRRATMQRGEKIATELQSIAELLDGSEGGLSQFRQAARILERIAEGHDALAEALAAIDRAITEAALAQDAIDQAGDALAFDPAALEADEARLFELRGLARKHRVHPDDLSALLDDLASRLERVESGGAGIAKLERAVTQAHTAYAEAARTLSQARQQAAARLDAAVEAELKPLKLDAARFRTVVEPLDQAQWTATGMDRVEFAVSTNPGAPFAPLIKIASGGELSRFILALKVALAEEGGARTLIFDEIDRGVGGAVASAIGDRLARLAGTAQVLVVTHSPQVAARGAQHLLIAKSHDGIVTRTGVTPLSDVQRREEIARMLSGAEITDEARAQAQRLLAA, encoded by the coding sequence ATGCTGACGGCGCTCTCCATCCGCGACGTGGTCCTGATCGAGGCGTTGGACCTCGAATTCGGGACGGGTCTTGGCGTGCTCACCGGCGAAACCGGCGCGGGCAAGTCGATCCTGCTCGACGCGCTCGGCCTGGCGCTCGGCGCGCGCGGCGATAGCGGGCTCGTTCGCCAGGGCGCGGCGCAGGCGGTGGTCACCGCCAGCTTCGACACCCCGGCGCAGGATGGCGCCATCGCCAACCTCCTTGCCCAGAACGGCCTGGAGCTCGAACCCGGCGAACCGCTGCTGATCCGCCGCATCGTCAAGGCCGATGGCGGCAGCCGCGCCTTCGTCAACGATCAGGCCGCATCCGCCGGGCTGCTGCGCGAACTCGCCCCGCATCTGGTCGAGATCCACGGCCAGCATGACGATCGCGGCCTGCTCAACGCGCGCGGCCACCGCGCGATGCTCGACCTCTTCGCACGACTCGATACCGGCGCCATCGCAATCGCCCACCGCGCTTGGCGCCAGGCCGAGGACGCGCTCGCGGTTGCCCGGGCCGAACAGGAACTCGCCGAGCGCGACCGCGAATGGCTCGAACATGCCGTCGCCGAACTGCGCGGCCTCGCACCCGAACCAGGCGAGGAGGAGCGCCTCGCCGACCGTCGCGCCACCATGCAGCGTGGCGAAAAGATCGCCACCGAACTCCAGTCGATCGCCGAACTGCTCGACGGCTCCGAAGGCGGCCTCAGCCAATTCCGCCAGGCCGCGCGCATCCTCGAACGCATCGCCGAGGGGCATGACGCCCTGGCCGAGGCGCTCGCCGCGATCGACCGCGCGATCACCGAGGCCGCCCTAGCCCAGGACGCGATCGACCAGGCCGGCGATGCGCTCGCCTTCGACCCCGCCGCGCTCGAGGCGGACGAGGCGCGGCTGTTCGAACTGCGCGGCCTGGCCCGCAAGCATCGCGTCCACCCCGACGATCTCTCCGCCCTGCTCGACGATCTCGCCAGCCGCCTGGAGCGCGTCGAGAGCGGCGGCGCCGGCATCGCCAAGCTCGAACGCGCCGTGACGCAGGCGCATACCGCTTATGCCGAAGCCGCCCGCACTCTGTCGCAGGCGCGGCAACAGGCCGCCGCGCGCCTAGACGCCGCGGTGGAAGCCGAACTCAAGCCGCTGAAGCTCGACGCCGCCCGCTTCCGCACCGTGGTCGAGCCGCTCGACCAGGCGCAATGGACCGCCACCGGCATGGACCGCGTCGAGTTCGCCGTCTCGACCAACCCCGGCGCGCCGTTCGCGCCGCTGATCAAGATCGCCTCGGGCGGCGAGCTGTCGCGCTTCATCCTGGCGCTCAAGGTCGCGCTGGCCGAAGAGGGCGGGGCGCGCACGCTGATCTTCGACGAGATCGACCGCGGCGTCGGCGGTGCGGTCGCCAGCGCGATCGGCGACCGTCTCGCGCGGCTTGCCGGCACCGCCCAGGTCCTGGTCGTCACCCACAGCCCGCAGGTCGCGGCGCGCGGCGCCCAGCACCTCCTCATCGCCAAGAGCCATGACGGCATCGTCACCCGCACCGGCGTAACCCCGCTGAGCGACGTGCAGCGCCGTGAGGAAATCGCCCGCATGCTCTCCGGCGCGGAGATCACCGACGAAGCCCGCGCCCAAGCCCAGCGGCTGCTCGCCGCCTGA
- a CDS encoding class I mannose-6-phosphate isomerase → MTATLLATHRVEKPWGRHKLYPGFTDPAADGEPVGEVWFQTPGDSTPDLLIKYLFTSEKLSVQVHPDDAQAHARGLPRGKDECWVILAAEPDSTIALGTKAPVDAETLRAAALDGSIEELLDWKPVKAGDFFYAPSGTVHAIGAGITLIETQQNSETTYRLYDYGRPRELHLNDGVAVADARPFVPHPMPGKVADDRTILVEGPKFVLERWEGGHRKLSLPAGKTGWLIPVTGEGVVDGVAFRAGECVTLQGECELHAEMGSDLLFAYPGDTRI, encoded by the coding sequence GTGACCGCGACCCTGCTTGCAACTCATCGCGTCGAGAAACCGTGGGGGCGCCACAAGCTGTATCCCGGCTTCACCGATCCCGCTGCCGATGGCGAGCCGGTGGGCGAGGTCTGGTTCCAGACGCCCGGCGACAGCACCCCGGACCTGCTGATCAAATATCTGTTCACGTCCGAGAAGCTGTCGGTGCAGGTGCACCCCGATGACGCGCAGGCGCATGCGCGCGGTCTGCCGCGCGGCAAGGACGAGTGCTGGGTGATCCTGGCGGCCGAGCCCGATTCGACCATCGCGCTGGGCACCAAGGCTCCGGTCGACGCCGAGACGCTGCGCGCCGCCGCGCTGGACGGGTCGATCGAGGAACTGCTCGACTGGAAGCCGGTAAAGGCCGGCGACTTCTTCTACGCGCCCTCCGGCACGGTGCACGCGATCGGCGCGGGCATCACCCTGATCGAGACCCAGCAGAACAGCGAGACCACCTATCGGCTGTACGATTATGGCCGCCCGCGCGAGCTGCACCTGAACGACGGCGTCGCGGTGGCGGACGCGCGGCCGTTCGTGCCGCACCCGATGCCGGGCAAGGTCGCCGACGACCGCACCATCCTGGTGGAAGGCCCCAAGTTCGTGCTCGAGCGCTGGGAAGGCGGGCACCGCAAGCTCAGCCTGCCCGCAGGCAAGACCGGCTGGCTGATCCCGGTGACTGGCGAAGGCGTGGTCGACGGCGTGGCGTTCCGAGCAGGCGAATGCGTGACGCTGCAAGGCGAATGCGAGCTGCATGCCGAAATGGGCAGCGACTTGTTGTTCGCCTATCCGGGCGACACGCGGATCTGA
- a CDS encoding sulfatase-like hydrolase/transferase — translation MAGSIRGLMGKMAVERLAVVVALFVTLGFELLLAERKYGLFGGGFGQSRALDGAGEVALFLACALAAQALYVALAYLLIFVLMNGRTRRLTRLMTFLFVTCGVAIAVAMAKFELLSYFSDAVSFQLLANLGGGSLVDAALFGLSEGALIAQILGGAILAWLVCLLLIRRFTPATDRIAAAALEWRTLLVLAVLVPALLLAANGKPDVRHAVGRMNATSTIGMGLNRLTDFDGDGYSWFSALRDPAPFDGTRYPLALDIPGNGVDEDGIGGDLNLLEADSAPALPPLPKRPRHLVLIVLESTRGDVIGKRVNGKVVAPNLEALAQAGSMAPEAYSHVGFTTASLKSLFSGQYEPRVGAPSLFRDLKAAGYRIGVFSGQPEDFGDISQVTGMRATSDVFADAETLKADRAFGFAAQGSLLVDEAKLLAQFDQRIGAKGWQQPTFLYFNFQSPHFPYHHPGMVDRIEPNPLPRDQIDAAHRAALAPTYWNAVAYSDARIGDVIARLKALGVWQDTLLVVTADHGESLFEDGFLGHGHRINRTQTHIPLVISEPGVDLSAPMGLSDYRGLLRRVLAGDRAGVRRRAPVLRYIGTLDAPAAIGMVQPGGLSTSFDLENQTVWFEERGLHQDYAALPPGSADRARADLLLRAWGSARWRQHQGH, via the coding sequence GTGGCTGGATCCATTCGTGGGCTGATGGGCAAGATGGCGGTGGAGCGGCTTGCAGTCGTCGTTGCGCTGTTCGTCACGCTGGGATTCGAGCTGCTGCTCGCCGAGCGGAAATACGGGTTGTTCGGCGGGGGGTTCGGACAATCGCGTGCGCTGGATGGTGCGGGTGAGGTCGCGTTGTTCCTCGCCTGCGCCCTGGCCGCGCAGGCGCTGTACGTCGCCCTCGCCTATCTGCTGATCTTCGTGCTGATGAACGGTCGCACGCGGCGGTTGACGCGGCTGATGACCTTTCTGTTCGTCACCTGCGGGGTCGCGATCGCCGTCGCCATGGCCAAGTTCGAGCTGCTCAGTTACTTCAGCGACGCGGTGTCGTTTCAGCTGCTGGCCAATCTGGGCGGCGGCAGCCTGGTCGATGCGGCGTTGTTCGGGTTGAGCGAAGGCGCACTGATCGCGCAGATCCTGGGCGGTGCGATCCTGGCCTGGCTGGTCTGCCTGCTGCTGATCCGCCGCTTCACGCCAGCCACCGATCGGATCGCCGCAGCCGCGCTGGAATGGCGCACGCTGCTGGTGCTGGCGGTGCTGGTGCCGGCGCTGCTGCTCGCGGCGAACGGGAAGCCCGATGTGCGCCACGCCGTAGGACGGATGAATGCCACCAGCACGATCGGCATGGGGCTCAACCGGCTGACCGATTTCGATGGTGACGGCTATAGCTGGTTCTCGGCGCTGCGCGATCCGGCGCCGTTCGACGGTACGCGCTATCCGTTGGCGCTCGATATTCCGGGCAACGGCGTGGACGAAGACGGCATCGGCGGCGACCTGAACCTGCTGGAGGCGGATTCCGCGCCTGCGCTCCCGCCCCTGCCCAAGCGTCCACGCCATCTGGTGCTGATCGTGCTGGAAAGCACGCGCGGCGACGTGATCGGCAAGCGCGTCAACGGCAAGGTGGTCGCGCCGAACCTGGAGGCGCTGGCGCAGGCGGGCAGCATGGCGCCCGAGGCGTATAGCCATGTCGGTTTCACCACCGCATCGCTCAAGAGCCTGTTCTCGGGGCAGTATGAGCCGCGCGTCGGCGCGCCGTCGCTGTTCCGAGACTTGAAGGCTGCCGGCTATCGGATCGGGGTATTCTCCGGCCAGCCCGAGGACTTCGGCGACATCTCGCAAGTCACCGGCATGCGGGCGACGAGCGATGTGTTCGCCGACGCGGAGACGCTGAAGGCCGACCGCGCGTTCGGCTTCGCCGCGCAAGGATCGCTGCTGGTCGATGAAGCCAAGCTGCTGGCGCAGTTCGATCAACGGATCGGCGCCAAGGGGTGGCAGCAACCGACCTTCCTCTACTTCAACTTCCAGTCGCCGCATTTCCCATATCATCATCCGGGCATGGTGGACCGGATCGAGCCGAACCCGCTGCCGCGCGACCAGATCGACGCGGCGCACCGCGCGGCACTGGCGCCGACCTATTGGAACGCAGTCGCCTATTCCGACGCGCGGATCGGCGACGTCATCGCGCGGCTGAAGGCTCTGGGGGTGTGGCAGGACACCTTGCTGGTGGTGACCGCCGACCATGGCGAATCGCTGTTCGAGGACGGGTTCCTGGGTCACGGCCACCGCATCAACCGCACCCAGACGCACATCCCGCTGGTGATCAGCGAGCCGGGCGTCGACCTGTCCGCGCCGATGGGGCTGAGCGACTATCGCGGGCTGCTGCGCCGAGTGCTGGCGGGTGACCGCGCGGGCGTTCGCCGGCGCGCTCCGGTGCTGCGCTATATCGGCACGCTGGATGCCCCGGCGGCGATCGGCATGGTCCAGCCGGGCGGGCTGAGCACCAGCTTCGACCTGGAAAATCAGACGGTGTGGTTCGAGGAACGCGGCCTGCACCAGGATTATGCCGCATTGCCGCCGGGGAGCGCCGACCGCGCGCGCGCCGACCTGTTGCTGCGGGCATGGGGAAGCGCGCGGTGGCGGCAGCATCAAGGGCACTGA